The Oligoflexus sp. nucleotide sequence ACTTCGCCCATGTGACCCTGAACATCGGGATCTTCGGGGAATTTTGCCACCAGGGAATGAAGGAGGCTCAGGAGTTCGACCTTTTCCGATGGCGCATCGACCAGCTTTTTCAGCCGCTCTTTATTAATTAGATAATCTTCGACATTCACCTTGGCCAGTCTCAGCTTGGAGACAAGCAGGCAAAAGCGGATTTCCGGTTGATCGGGATGCGCGCGATAGGCTTCGGTGAAAAGCTGATGGGCAAGCTCCACTTCACCCATCGACAGGAACTGCCCGCCGATTTTCTGGATGACCTCCGGACTTGCCGCCTCGGCTTTCAGGATCTTCCGGTACATATCGAGCGAAAGATTGAACTCGCCGAATTCTTCCAGAACTTTGGCTGAAAAATAGAGGACGCCTTCGGATAGCATCTGATCATCGAGGATGCGGTGCGCGACCAGACGGGACTGCGAACGGCGCTGCTCGGCCAGAGTGCGATCGCCGCGCATGTCCGCGACACGAGCTGTGGCTAGGCGTTCAAAGAGCTGAATTTCAGGCGGGCAGATGCCCTTGTTTTCCATCCACCACTCGGAGAGGGTTTGAATGGCCATCTCCGCCGCATCGAAATCATTTCGATCCATGAATTCGTTGGACAGACGGCGATGGGTTTCAAAGTTCCCATAGACGTTATAGGGAGCCATTTCTTCGAAGAGGAAGAAATACTGATCCCCTTTCTTGTCATCATGCGCCTGGTAACAGATCTGACTCAAACCAAAGTATCCCGGATACCAGTTGGGATCGAGGTTCACGCACTGCTCATAGTTGAAGCGGCTGCGTTCCAGATTGTTCTCGATTTCCATGCAGAAGCCGATGCCATAGTAGATGGCAGGATGAGGTCCGACAGTCCGCAGAAGGGCCTGCAGGCGGATCAGGGCTTCCTTGTTTTCGATGAATTCACCATGCTGTTCGACGAAGATGAGGGCGATGCGGTAGGTAACGCTTTCGGACTCCTTCTCCAGAGCCTCTTCGTAAACCTTGCGCAGATGGGCGAGGTTGTCGAGCTTGGTAGCGAGTTCGACTCGCCGCAGGTGCAGAAGAAGATCATCGCGATAGGCATCGCTGTTCACAAGATCTTCGATCATTCGTTCGGCCCGATCGTAAGCCTTCACAAATATGTATTTGTTGGCTTCGTCGAGCTGGGGATTGCTGGAATGCGTTGGCGTCATACGGCTTACCTCACCCGCTTTCCAGGCTTATCGACTGTGGTTTTTGAAACTAAAACAGCGGGGACCAAAAGGTCTTTACGAATGCGGCAAGATTCATAGGGGAGTCAATGGAATCAGGGTCTTGAAGCCCTCTTTTCAAGGGCCTTTCTGCCAAAACGTTAAAAAAAGGAAAAATTTCTGTGGGGATTTCGCGCCTACGAAAAGACGAGGCGCAAAGTCTTACGGTAGAGGAGGGCGCGGATCACAAGGACGAGCAGCCAGACACCGGCTGCAATCCAGGCGCTTTTTTCCGGCAGAATATGTCGTTCCAAAAGGACGATCAGCGCCCAGCCCAGAATCAATCGTCCCAGGCGGCGCCGTACGCTGCGATCGGAACCAAACAGTCCGCTGCGCCATGAAAAAGGCGCTGCGACTGGTTCCCGGCGATAGGGAAAAATCGTGGGCACCAGCGCGGGAACGAATTTTCCATAGCGAAAGGCGGCCAGGTTCTGGCGACGTCTTTGCGCTTCCTCATGATAAAGATCGAAGTAATAAAGAAGAGGCAGAATCCCCAAACTGAAAAGAAGGCCTGGGAACGACCGCGCCCCGAGGCTCAAGCCGATGGCCAAAAGCCAAAGGCTCAGGCGCAAAGGATGCCTGACGAAACGAAAGGGCCCTACGACTCCGGTTTCCTGGGCGGGCTGCATATAACCCTGAACCCAAAAGAGAAGGGCCAGGGCCACCAGGGATATCGAACCGCCGATCCACAGCGACAGCGTATCCGGTGCCGCGCCGATGAGCGTGATCAAAAGGATCAAATCTTCGATACAGAGAAAAGGCAGCGCCGTTCCTAAACGCTGCTGGGCGCGGAGGAGACGTTCACGGGAGGATTGACCGAAGGACGCCAGCGTTTGTAATTCCATAGCCACTGCTCAGGGTAGAGGCGGATCACGGATTCGATGGAGTTCGCCATTTTCTGCGTCAGCTCAATTTCATCGCTTAGGCCATGATCAGCAGGAACGATCAGCTTCTGGATTATTCTATATTGCAAAACCCCGGTCCGCATACAAAAAACCGCCAGGATCGGCGAACCCATGCGAATCGAGAGTTTCGCCGGACCGCTGACGAACTCGGTAGGCTGGTCGAAGAATTGAACCACAGGACCCACCCGACCTTCAGGCTTCTGATCCATCACAAAACCAAGGCATTCGCCAGCTTTGAGGATCTTCAGCATGTCCTTCAGCAGATTTCTGCTATCGGTCCAAAGCACCGCGGTATTCATGCGCTGCCGCAGATCATCGAGGATTATTGTCAGTTCAGGGAGCTTCGAGGGTTTGGCGAGGGCATTGAAGCGGCGTCCGCTCGCCCGCGCGGTATAACGGGCGACGAATTCCCAATTGCCAAGATGCGCCGTGACTATGATCAGCCCTTTGCCGGCGGCCATCAGTTCCTGCGTGCTTGCGGCAAGGCCATCCAGCCCTTCCACGACGACAGGATCTTTTTTCGAGAGATTGGCGCGCAGCGTTTCCATGAGCACGCACCACTGCGAGCGGAAGACCTGTTTTTGAAAGGATTGGGAGAAGGAGCTGTGAGGCGGCAGCGCATAGACGCGCTGCACGTTGCTGGCGATCAGCTTTTGATCACGTTTCAAAAAGCGCGCGCCCAAAAACCCCACGGCGCGCGAGGTCCATGGAATCCAGCCCGCGGGCACGGACGCGACCGTGCGGAGCACAGCTTTCAAAAGAACTGTGATCAGACGGGAACGAAAACTCACGCGCGCTCCGCCCTTTTTTGCAAGGCTTTGGCGTAAAACTCATTGGCGCGATACGACGAGCGTACCAAAGGCCCCGAGGCGCAGGTTAAAAAACCCAGCTCATCGGCGATGCGTGCCAGCTCATCAAACTGCTTCGGTTCCACGAATTCCTTGATGGCCAGATGCTTCTTGGACGGACGCATGTACTGACCGATGGTGAGGAAGTCGACCTGATGCTCACGCAGATCCTTGAGCGCCTGCACGACTTCTTCCATGGTTTCGCCAAGGCCCAGCATAAGAGCGCTTTTGGTGAAGACAGGATAGGGAGCGAGTTCTTTCACGCGCGCCAGAACCTGAAGCGACTGACGGTACGAAGCCCGAGCATCCCGCACGCGCGGGGTCAGGCGCTCGACCGTTTCGATATTGTGCGCGAAGACTTCCATTTTCGCGCTCAGGACGACTTCGAGTGAACTGTCCTTGCCCTGGAAATCACCGCCCAAAAATTCAAGCAGGGTTTCGGGAGACTTTTCCCGAATGGCCTCGAAGACCGATTTGATATGCGCCGCACCACCGTCCGGCAGATCATCGCGGTCAACCATTGTCAAAACAGCATATTTAAGGCGCATCATGGCCACGCTCTGCGCGGTTTTTTCGCCTTCATGCGGGTCGAGCCAGCCGTTCGGATTGCCGGTTTTCACATTGCAAAAGCGGCAGCCACGGGTGCAGGTATCACCCAGGATCATGAATGTCGCTGTGTTGGTGGCCCAGCATTCGTTAATATTCGGGCATTTGGCTTCTTCGCAGACCGTATAAAGGTTCTTGGAGCGCAGATCGCGCTTGATATCGAAGAAGACATCCCCGGTTGGGATTTTGGTTTTCAGCCATTCCGGCTTATTGATATGCAGAGGAGCTGGTTTTTGCACAGCATCGGCGTTGTCAGTCACGACGTAACCCCTTGATCATTGGGCTGCGGGCAGCGTTGGCACGAACAGCCGCACATTATCACTGAAGTCCAGCGATTGCCAGTGGAGGATGGTCGCCTTTTGGCTCATTCCATGTTAGAAGCTGTCCTCCCTGGTATTATCAAAGAGGAACCGTTTTATGTCCAAATTTTCCCTGCCCACGAATCCGGATACGCTTCTGACCAGCAGACGCAGTTATTCCATCTGGGCAAAAACGGTAGCCAGCCTTGCCAAGACTCCAAGGAGCCTCGACCGTCCGCGGAATGAGGTTTCGGATCTCGATCTTACCGCCGCGGTGATTCCCGCCATGCGGAAGGAAATCATCGAGCTTTGGGAAGCTTTCACACTGAATCGTTCGGAAGTTTCGCGCTACCTCATGGACCCAAAAAAGGAAGCGCTGACCTATTTGCTGGGCTTTCACCTTTCAAACCTTGCGCGTACGCAGGGGATGCTGAGGCGCACAGAGCATCGCATGGGATTGATCAGCTGGCTGCGGCAGCAGCCCCGCTCTCTGCACATCGAGGATCTCGGTTGCGGCACGGGTGCTCTGACGTTCGCGACGCTCGACCTTATTTTCCGCGATGAAAAGAAGATACCCTGCTCGATCGAGCTGGTGGATAAATCGAAGGCCTTCCTGGACGCTGCGACCCTGGGTCTACAGGAACTCAATCGCGAGGCCACCCTGGTCACCCGCCAGCAGCGTTTGGATGAATATCTGAGCCGCGAAAGTCGCAAAGCGGACGAGGCGAACGAGAGCATAGTCTGGTATCAGCTCGGTTACGTTTGGAATGAAATCGCCCATAATCCGAAAACAGCACAGGCGATGCTTCGTCACCTGGCGCAGGGACTCCAGCAGGGTCGCCGTTTGATCACCTTGATCGAGCCGGCCACGCAGGATCTATCCCGCGCTGCCCAGCAGTTCCGTGATGAACTCTGCGCGATGGGCTATCAGGTTCTGTACCCCTGTCCGCACAGTTCCAATTGTCCGATGCTCGAACGAGCCCGCGACTGGTGCTACAGTGAGTGGGAATGGCAGCAGCCGCCGCTGATGCAGAAAATTGATCGCATCCTGGATATCGACCGTCGTCGCCTCGGTGCTTCCGCTTATGTCTTTGCAAGTCCCGATATCGTCATGGCCCTTCGGACCATGAAAAATACCGACGGCCCGAGCGCGGTCGTGGTCGGCCGTCCTTTGGACGAGAAGGCCGGGCGTTCCAATACGCGGAAATTCAGCTATCTTCTGTGTACCGATGCGGGACTGGTGAAAGAGCCGGTGGATGCCGGCTCTGAGCGTCTGCGCGGGGTGGTTTGGAATCGTATGGAAAAGCCCAAGGTGACTCCGGTGAATGCACCGAAGAAACCTGATGAGCCGGCGAAGAAGGCGAAGGCTGGATCAAAGACTACCGGCAAGCCTCAGAAAACCGAGCCGGCGCCCAAATCAAAGACTATCGGCAAGCCTCAGAAAACCGAGCCGACGCAAAAATCAAAGACTGTCCGCAAGCCTCAGAAAACCCGCAAATGATTCCGGATAAGGTGCGGTCACCTCCACAGGGGCCGCATCCTTGGTCGGTTGAAACCGAATGCTGGCCGCGTGAAGCAGCTGATGCGAAGCGGCCTGCAGAAGTTCATCCGGCAGCTTATGCCGTTTGCCTTCTCCATAAACCTTATCCCCGACAATGGGATGACCCGCTTCATCCAAATGCACGCGAATCTGATGACTACGGCCTGTGATCGGGCGACAGGTGACGAGGGACACGCGGTGCTGCGGCCAAGCCTTGATCACTTCAAAATAAGTCTGCGATGACTTGCCGCCGGATTTAACGACCTTCACCTTGCCACTATTCGGCTGAATCGCACTCAGCATGCACTTCATTTCAAAAGCTTTCTCCACCACGCCCCACGCGATGGCATGATAGGTCTTTTGAATCGTATGCTGGCGGAACTGGTCGGTAAGGAAAGTCATCGTGTCCTTGTTGGTCGCGATGACAAGAGCGCCCGTCGTATCCTTGTCGAGGCGGTGGACCAATTGCAGGTCCATTTCCTTGTGACCCATCTCGCCCAGTAATTTTTCGAGCAGCGGAATCACATGCAGAACAGCCTGATCACGAGTCGCCTGCGAGGGCAGGCCCGCGGGCTTGTTGATGATGATGATGTCGTTTTCGAAGTAAAGAATATCCTCGGGCTTCAGACTCAGGGCTTCTTTTTTGCCCGGCTCGAAGAGTTTTTCGTTATATTCCACATCAATACGATCGCCTTTGCCCACAGTTTTGGAGGCAATGCGGACCCGCTTTTTATTCACATAGGCGCCACCCATATCGACAATGGCTTTGGCGCGGCGGCGGGAAAGACCAGGGATCGAATCGGAAATGGCTGCATCAAGACGCATGCCGTTCAAACGGTAACTGACCTGAATGGAATGCCTTTCCATGAAAACGAGACTCCTTGGTAATCCGGAATAAAGGGCAGCAAGTGTTATCATTCTGGCTGGGAATAGTCAAGTTTCTGGATTTTCAGGCGATCTTTCGGTAAAACCGAACGGATGAACCTTAATCGAGTCTGACATGTCCGTGTTTCCCATTGATCCTTTTCTCCATGATATCGCGGCCTCTTTGCAGAAAAACCCCGCTGTTCTTTTGAAGGCCGAGCCCGGTGCGGGTAAAACCACGCGGGTGCCGCAGGCCCTTCTGCAGAAGTTTCAGAGGATCCTCGTGGTCCAGCCGCGGCGCCTTGCGGCAAAGCTGGCGGCGGAGTGGGTGGCCGAACAGTCGGGCGGTCCCTGCGGACAGCTGGTCGGCTATCAGATTCGTTTGGAGAATAAAAGCAGCCCGGCCACGCGCCTGCTCTTCGTCACGGAAGGGGTTCTGACGCGTAAACTCCTGCAGGATCCTGAGCTGCGGGATTTTGATGTCGTGATCCTCGATGAGTTTCACGAAAGGCATATTCATACCGATATAGCGCTCGCTCTTCTGCGAAGTCTTCAGACCCGCCGTACGGACCTTAAGCTTTTGATCATGTCGGCAACTCTCGACACAGGCGCGTTGGAACAGTATCTGGATGGAGCGCAGGTCTTCAATGTGCCGGGCCGCACCTTTCCTGTGGCCTTGGAATATTTTCCGGGCGCGAGTCAGTCGTCTTTGGAGGAGCAGGTTTATTCGGCCACAGCGCGAATGCTGGAGGATGAACGCTGCGGCGGGAATATTCTCATCTTTCTGAGCGGACTTGCCGAGATTCAGCGCTGTACGGAAAGGCTGAAAAGCGGACTCGGTTCCCGTGCCGATTGGATTCCTTTGACGGCCGATCTTGCGGGAAACTATCGTCTGCTTCTGCAGAACACTTCGGTTCCTAAAGTGGTGCTGGCTACGAACGTCGCGGAAACATCGGTGACCCTGCCCGGTATTCGCGGAGTCATTGACACCGGCAAAGCCAAGGTTTCAGGATATGCTCCATGGAGCGGACTGCCGACCCTCGAAACGCAGAAGGTGAGCCAGGCGTCCTGTATTCAAAGAATGGGACGGGCAGGCCGTATTGCTCCGGGTATTTGCTATCGACTGTTCAGTGCGATTGATTTCAACGGTCGGCAGAAATTCACAGAGCCCGAGATCAAACGCATTGATCTGTGTCAGACACTCTTGGAAGTGCAGGCGATCCAGCCTCATGAAAAGAAGGCCTGGGAAACGCTCCCCTGGTTTGAAGCGCCTGATGATGCGATTTTGCAGCATAACCTTCAGCTTCTGCAGTCCCTGGGGGCCTTCGATGCCGCTGGGCATTTAACGGCTGATGGCCGTTTCATGGCTGATTTCCCGCTGCATCCGCGTCTTGGCCGCATCATGCTGGAAGGCAGAAAGCAAGGGATACCTGGCGCTGCTTTGCTGGCAGCTCTTTTGATCGGTGAAGGGATGCTGCTGCGCGGTGATGAAAATGCGCGGGATCATCTGGACTGCGACGTCACCTATCAGATGGAACTTTTTTTACAGGCCATTCTGAAAAAACCTGGGGCGCGCCGTGATCTTGATTTTGCGAAGATGCAAAGGCTGCGGCAGCTCTATGACAATATGCGGCGCATCTGTGATGCAGAGCCGCTTCAGAATCTGGATCCTCTGGATGGCCCGCGCATTCGCAGAGCTATTTTTGCAGGATTTGCGGACCGGGTCGCGAAGTATCGACCCGCGGCGAGTCAGGCCGGGCATCGGAAGCAGCGGCATTTTAATTTCTGTCTGGGACGCGGAGCGGTGCTGAATGAGTCTTCGGTTGTTCGCGACCGCGAGTGGCTGGTGGCGATCGATGCGCGGGAGACTTTAAGCGAAGAGGCGGATACACAGCGCGGGCGGATTTTTGTGGCGTCGGCTGTCGAAACGTCGTGGCTTAAGGACGATCCTTTTCACCTCCTGCAGAATGCTCTTGATGTTCGTCTGGATGAAAAGACCGGCCGGGCGCGGAAGGTGACGAGCCTCAATTATGGTCGCCTCGTTCTGGAGGAGACGGTGGAGCAGGCTGATGCCGCCGCCATCGAGGAGCTGCTGCTCGGAACAGTGCGGCAGCGGTGGCCTGAGGCTTTTCCTGATCTTTCGGAATTTCATTCGTATCATAAAAAAGTCGAGATCCTCGACCGCCACAATTTTTCGCATAAACTGCCGCGTTTTGAAGGCGATATGCTGGAACTTCTGCTGGCGTACCTTTGTGAAGGCGCGCGATCCCTGGCCGATGTCACGGGCCGCAGCCTGCGGCAGGCGATCGAAGAGCAGCTGGATTATGATGACATTCTTCTTCTGCAGCAGCAGTGCCCGGATCACGTCAGCCTGAAGAACGGTAAAAAATTCCGCATTCATTATGAAGAGCCGGGCGAGCCCTGGATCGAAGGACGCATTCAGGAATTTTTCGGACAACCCGTGACGCCGCGTATTTGTTCCGACCGTCAGCCGCTGCTTTTGAAACTCCTGGCCCCCAGCCGCCGACCCGCGCAAATTACCCAGGACCTTGCAGGATTTTGGCAGGGCAGCTATCACGAGGTGAAAAAGGAGCTGAAAAGACGCTATCCCAAGCATGCCTGGCCGGATGATCCGGTCAATGAAAAGCCTCCGGAGCCACGCCCGCGTCCTTCGTGATGGGATGGCTGTCCGCCTCCCGCAGACGCGCCCGCGTCCTAGGCTGTCCGCCTCCCGCAGACGCGCCCGCGTCCTAGGCTGTCCGCCTCCCGCAGA carries:
- a CDS encoding lysophospholipid acyltransferase family protein: MSFRSRLITVLLKAVLRTVASVPAGWIPWTSRAVGFLGARFLKRDQKLIASNVQRVYALPPHSSFSQSFQKQVFRSQWCVLMETLRANLSKKDPVVVEGLDGLAASTQELMAAGKGLIIVTAHLGNWEFVARYTARASGRRFNALAKPSKLPELTIILDDLRQRMNTAVLWTDSRNLLKDMLKILKAGECLGFVMDQKPEGRVGPVVQFFDQPTEFVSGPAKLSIRMGSPILAVFCMRTGVLQYRIIQKLIVPADHGLSDEIELTQKMANSIESVIRLYPEQWLWNYKRWRPSVNPPVNVSSAPSSV
- the lipA gene encoding lipoyl synthase — translated: MTDNADAVQKPAPLHINKPEWLKTKIPTGDVFFDIKRDLRSKNLYTVCEEAKCPNINECWATNTATFMILGDTCTRGCRFCNVKTGNPNGWLDPHEGEKTAQSVAMMRLKYAVLTMVDRDDLPDGGAAHIKSVFEAIREKSPETLLEFLGGDFQGKDSSLEVVLSAKMEVFAHNIETVERLTPRVRDARASYRQSLQVLARVKELAPYPVFTKSALMLGLGETMEEVVQALKDLREHQVDFLTIGQYMRPSKKHLAIKEFVEPKQFDELARIADELGFLTCASGPLVRSSYRANEFYAKALQKRAERA
- a CDS encoding small ribosomal subunit Rsm22 family protein, producing MSKFSLPTNPDTLLTSRRSYSIWAKTVASLAKTPRSLDRPRNEVSDLDLTAAVIPAMRKEIIELWEAFTLNRSEVSRYLMDPKKEALTYLLGFHLSNLARTQGMLRRTEHRMGLISWLRQQPRSLHIEDLGCGTGALTFATLDLIFRDEKKIPCSIELVDKSKAFLDAATLGLQELNREATLVTRQQRLDEYLSRESRKADEANESIVWYQLGYVWNEIAHNPKTAQAMLRHLAQGLQQGRRLITLIEPATQDLSRAAQQFRDELCAMGYQVLYPCPHSSNCPMLERARDWCYSEWEWQQPPLMQKIDRILDIDRRRLGASAYVFASPDIVMALRTMKNTDGPSAVVVGRPLDEKAGRSNTRKFSYLLCTDAGLVKEPVDAGSERLRGVVWNRMEKPKVTPVNAPKKPDEPAKKAKAGSKTTGKPQKTEPAPKSKTIGKPQKTEPTQKSKTVRKPQKTRK
- a CDS encoding RluA family pseudouridine synthase; the protein is MERHSIQVSYRLNGMRLDAAISDSIPGLSRRRAKAIVDMGGAYVNKKRVRIASKTVGKGDRIDVEYNEKLFEPGKKEALSLKPEDILYFENDIIIINKPAGLPSQATRDQAVLHVIPLLEKLLGEMGHKEMDLQLVHRLDKDTTGALVIATNKDTMTFLTDQFRQHTIQKTYHAIAWGVVEKAFEMKCMLSAIQPNSGKVKVVKSGGKSSQTYFEVIKAWPQHRVSLVTCRPITGRSHQIRVHLDEAGHPIVGDKVYGEGKRHKLPDELLQAASHQLLHAASIRFQPTKDAAPVEVTAPYPESFAGFLRLADSL
- the hrpB gene encoding ATP-dependent helicase HrpB: MSVFPIDPFLHDIAASLQKNPAVLLKAEPGAGKTTRVPQALLQKFQRILVVQPRRLAAKLAAEWVAEQSGGPCGQLVGYQIRLENKSSPATRLLFVTEGVLTRKLLQDPELRDFDVVILDEFHERHIHTDIALALLRSLQTRRTDLKLLIMSATLDTGALEQYLDGAQVFNVPGRTFPVALEYFPGASQSSLEEQVYSATARMLEDERCGGNILIFLSGLAEIQRCTERLKSGLGSRADWIPLTADLAGNYRLLLQNTSVPKVVLATNVAETSVTLPGIRGVIDTGKAKVSGYAPWSGLPTLETQKVSQASCIQRMGRAGRIAPGICYRLFSAIDFNGRQKFTEPEIKRIDLCQTLLEVQAIQPHEKKAWETLPWFEAPDDAILQHNLQLLQSLGAFDAAGHLTADGRFMADFPLHPRLGRIMLEGRKQGIPGAALLAALLIGEGMLLRGDENARDHLDCDVTYQMELFLQAILKKPGARRDLDFAKMQRLRQLYDNMRRICDAEPLQNLDPLDGPRIRRAIFAGFADRVAKYRPAASQAGHRKQRHFNFCLGRGAVLNESSVVRDREWLVAIDARETLSEEADTQRGRIFVASAVETSWLKDDPFHLLQNALDVRLDEKTGRARKVTSLNYGRLVLEETVEQADAAAIEELLLGTVRQRWPEAFPDLSEFHSYHKKVEILDRHNFSHKLPRFEGDMLELLLAYLCEGARSLADVTGRSLRQAIEEQLDYDDILLLQQQCPDHVSLKNGKKFRIHYEEPGEPWIEGRIQEFFGQPVTPRICSDRQPLLLKLLAPSRRPAQITQDLAGFWQGSYHEVKKELKRRYPKHAWPDDPVNEKPPEPRPRPS